In the genome of Carassius carassius chromosome 12, fCarCar2.1, whole genome shotgun sequence, the window TAATACAATTATAAGAATTTAACCAGCAACCTAAACGAACATTTCATATTCAGTTTACGATAATGATAGTTACTGTATATAATGtaggcctatgtgtgtgtgtgtgtgtgtgtgtgtgtgtgtgtgtgtgcgtgtttaaaATTATTGTACtgagttaaaattattttcattaattatacaataggtatatttgaattaaaacaaataaacatttagtaATTTATCCAGCAGtctataattaatattttgtatactTTTTACTCTGATACTGTTATTTTACTGTTACATAATATAATGTATGTGATTGTCTGTATCcacatattacattattatacaaagtaattaaatttgaattaaaatgactttaaatatatattaatttttccaGCAGCCTAAAAGCATTTTCAATTTAGTGTAATGATATGAGTTACTGTTTACTCATACTGTCACTGTTACTGTACATAATATCATTGTTTCATGTATCCACATAAttattatcaaaattaattatatttaatatttgaataaaaatttattaaaaaatgtatataatatataaccagCAGCCTAAAaccataatttaatatttagtttaGTATAATGATTAAGTATAatgataaagttattttttttttactattattgctATTGTAACTGtttataacataaaatatatagttGTAAGTATCAGCACgttatattatgtataaaataattataggtattttaataaaaatgaatagaaatatgtggccctggaccaaaaaaaactgttatgagggtcaatttttcaaaactgagatttacacaccatctgaaagctaaataaataactttccattgatgtgtggtttgttaggatatgataatattttgccaagatacaacaatttgaaaatctggaatctgagggtgcaaaaaaaaacaaaaaacaaagcctTTAAGTTGTCCAAGTGAAGTTCTTAGCAGTGCATATttctaatcaaaaaataagtttttatatatttaaagtaggaaatttactaaatatctttatgaaacatgatcttttaaagaaaaaagactattgctacaaataggGTCACATGTAATGATTTAACCAGCAGCCtaataccataatttaattttcatttagtgtgacagttacttttttataatataacGTGTATacatatgatatattatattgaTAATAACAGTTGATTCATTTAGAATAAGTAtagatatattaaatattatttgacttgactatatttgaaaatgaaatgaagaaaCATTGTACACCTGATCTGCTTAACTTgagctttttatttgtattattttttgtatttatatataaatattgcgtTTTGACTACTGTAGTTTgcaatgtttaaatgtttgtgtgtgtgtgttccccttGATAAAACACCTGTTTGGTCCTGAATACACTGATGATttaagattagttttttttttttatttaccatgcgtTCTGATACCGTTTGATGTTTCACTTCTGATCACATGACGTTAGATCATTCACTCTGCCACCTGACAACGTGTTGCTTTTCACACGTACTGTAATCAGGCCAGTATGAACATGCTTTACAAACACAAAGCCTTCTTTTCTTTCCCCTTGGACTGTCAACGTCACCAATGAGGCTTAGAagaaaactttgttttttttccatttttccacaCAGTCTCACTATTCAGTGCCCTGCACTAAACAGCTCCAGTGAAAGGCTCATTATTTTCAGCAAACGTCTCATGTGAGCAGGCAGACGGGAAAATCTACCACCGTCTCTTTCAAGTGCCACCTGGGATTCTTCCACTTAAAGTGTGAAacgattaaaaacaaaaaccctATATATATGTTTACATCCCTAATGCAGTGCATATGATCTGTGTGTCCCAACAGGAGCGTGGAATCAGGAGAAACCAAAGAGGCTCTTTGCCAGGACTCGCTATCTGTCTCAGCAGAGACATCACGTGGTGGTACATTCGTTCCACACATCACACTGTGTTATTTAGGATCTCCTAAAACGTGCACCCCAATATAACAAATCCAACATTGTTCAAGTGGACTAATGCACATCTGTCCTTTTGCAAGAACAAGAATATAATATTTCTTCTTGGAAATCGAGTTAATCCTTTTTACATTAAAACCTTGAGTAAATAGAAATGCATTAGTGGTTCTTTGCTCTGTTTATTCATTTCTCATGAAAATATGTGTCCTCCAGAGACCTAAGCCCAGGCCTGAGGCGCTTTCTCCAGCCCAGACTCCAGCGCGGCGCTGCGCCGGTCTGATGGAGAGCTGCTCCTCGCTCACTCCCTGCTGTGACCCATGTGCTTCCTGCCACTGTCGGCTCTTCAACACCATCTGTCACTGCTGGAGACTCGGACACCTCTGCCCCAAGAAAACCTAATGACCCCAAACGCACATGTGCACATTGGACAGCAAATATTGTTTATCAGCCAACAAGAAAGtcataaaaagtcatttattaatttaatctgATAGTATCTTGTACCCAGCTTTCAATAATTTACCATACAAAACCATTTTTGGTCGTTTTTTGATGATGACACATCTGTCTAATTTGACTAACTTCAACCAAAACTAATTTGGGCCAAAAACGTGTAGAGTTCAGTTACGTCCTTTGGTGTAAAAAGAATGTGCCATAATGTTGACAACCACATAAATGACTTTGACTCGTCTCTTGTTTTCATGAAAACAAGCAGACACTGATTTTATTTTGAGGCTCTTACAGTGGAAGTGAATAATTCTTCAAGGATTTAAAAGCGGTGATATGAAGTTTCTGATTTTATAAActcttttacattattttatctgtTAAAATGTCTATATTAGTGGAGCTGTGAAGCTGTTTAAATCAAGTCATAGTCATTTAAGGTTTTAGCGTTGTAAAACTAgaagtaaaaagaaagaaaaggttaGTAAGTGAGTTTTTCAGACTGAAGTCATATAAACACACGTTGTCTATGTGCGGCTGCATTAGTGAACCAGTGAGAATTTCAATATTTACCACTTTTtgctttttggtgtgtgtgtgtgtgtgtgtgtgtgtgtgtgtgtgaattgtaAGTGTAACCAGTCAGTGTAACCCCCCAAAAAAGGTGTTACCagcattcacttttttttttttggatttagcAAATATTTGTTCAGAACATACCTCCAAATCCACCACATGAGACACATTGTTATATAACACACATGCAGCTTGTGCTTCTACACTCTCATACTGCTTTGTAGCAGGTTATGGATCATACATGACATTAACTATCTGTACAGTGAATGTGTCACGTCCATATGACTGGAGTTATTCGCTCTCTTTTTGCACCATGGCACTATTGTGACTCATTTACAGACTGGAgatgttattacagttaactCTTGTAGAATTCATGCTGGCGAAGTGATTTTTGTTATTATTCTCAATATTGTTCAGCCCTTGTTAAGCAAGGGGCATATACTGTTTAACTTTAATGTAACAGTGCCTAATAAGCTACAAGACAAATCGTTGTAGGTGCAgtaaatgtgatttaaatgttATCCTCATACGGTGATCTTTTAAATACTACGTTTAAAGGTGCGTATTTCTACTGTGATGATTCCACTGTCATGTTTCTgatttctacacacacacacacacaaaaaaacaaacaaacaacaacaacactaaacTCCTATCTGTGGATGTTAAGCGGATGCTTTGTGGATGAGAAGCTTGCTGTCATTATTACATATATCTATTCACTGTCAGGTCATATTGACTGAATAttattagcaaaaaataaaataaataaataaaaacttgttcAATGTCCTCGCTacaaatttatttgtaataaaaacgTTTAAAACTGCTATATGGGAACTTTACATTCCACAAAAATTAATActtcttaaaggaatatttcacccaaaaatgaaattttgcttTAAATTTACACAGCCATATTatgtagatgattttgtttcttcaagTGAACAGATCtggggaaatttagcattacatcaattGCTCACTAATGATGAGAtgtgattttgatgtgagaggacaacaggagattgactttttttaatggaggaaatgttattatcgattatggactcatatttggTGACAGACACTCACAGTTTAAACAGTttaaagatggatttgtttcttacaaacgtgCAGCTTTTCACTCCACAAGATCTTAACTGATGGACggagtggtgtggattgcttgtggattattgtgattctttttatcagctgtttggactctcattctgacggcacccattcagtaatgtcatgctaaatttctccaaatctgttccaatgaaaaaacaaacttcatctacatcttagaAGGCCTGggggtgagaacattttcagctatttgtttttgtatatttttttattttttggctgaaatattcctttaagctCTAAAAAGCATCTGCAGTTTGGATTGGTGCCAAGACTAAATAGTACATCTCCCTTGCATGCTATTTAAGCAGAGCTTGATTCATTACAAGTTACGAGGGACGGTGTCTTCCTTAATGAACTTGTAAATGATGTAAGAGACAGTGTGTGTTGCATTAGTGGAGATGAGAAACGAATACAATTCTGGAATATCAGATAGTTCTGTTGTGTTTTATGCGTAATAAGAGACTTTGATTATAAGGGATGACATTTAAGCATTTCGAACAAATGCAACAGTTTAATTTTGTGTTGTAGCGAAAAGAATAAGAACTCacaaaaaagaagtacacttcaagttttttttttatttaataaacttaaGTAAGGTCAAGTATACTTAATGTTGTAAGTATGCTAATATCAATTTACTAGTAGTAAGCATACTATTTAATTATTGGGACTAAACTGGCCCAGTTTCAGTTTATTAAAGCATCATTTTCAAGTACACAACTAGTTCACTTTTAAGGTTTTAAATTTACTCTGAACTATAATACAAGTAAACTTAAGGTCTAATGATAGTTTAATAGTCATATTCTTCTCAGCCCGGTTTTAGCTTATGAAAACACACCCTGATATTCTAAGTAAACTATTAGTTTAATAGTTTGTACACCTCAACCAAACTTGTAAATGGACATTCTTATTTTTGAccatttatttttgtactttaacctttacttcactatattacaataaaatcctaatctaatcataacaaactatatatcgctggaaaggtctaagactcctaaatagatattttaccaatcttttttgttaaatattatgtaggaaaagtaatagattaatttatggcaagagtgcacctcaaaaaacctacatcataacaggagttctgacctttgtcaaaaaaatgtcttgttttttgcctttttctctatcacaatttagaaatcatcagaaatgatatcacttgaaaacttaaaatctcaaaattcatcctttgaaacccattttaaaatcaaacattgcattaccatgaaaatggtacatcaaaatcatgttacaaaatgctttcagtcatgaattataaaaatgtaggtttaGATCATGCAatttcaagtctatgttcaaaaatgtgagtgacagttaacaggttaagaaTACTATTTGGTTCCTATTTAggtattagttatatatatatatatatatatatatatatatatatatatatatatatatatatatataatataaattttagCTGTACTTTAAGTAGACTTTGAAGTAATTCCTACCAGCGGATGTatgacttttatttatgtattacatAAAGACCTGCTTTTGCTATTTGACTTGATGTTTTGTGATGAGGTTTAACATTAAATATTCTGGTAATCATTTATAATTGAAGCCATAGAACACCCTTTGTAAAAAGTGTTTATATGTTCCTGCGTGCGTTATTAGCACTGTATACAAAAAAGACCAGGTCACCCATGAACCATTTGCTCTaagtcagtggttcccaacctttttcaactcgctcCCAcataaccaaacacatatgtttgcgcggacTACTGCAAAAAATTTTACTGACCCCCCTATTGTTAGGTTAATAACTTTGCACTCAGATTGTTAACTGTacatgtatttattgaatgaactagggctgtgcgatatgaaaaaaaaaaaaactatcgcaaTTTCTTTGAACAATTTTGCAATTtcgattttaaaaacaattttgacacacagatatgctttacagtcataaatgcattcaggatgaattttaaacatatttccaaataaaaaacaattaagctttatcaaaaagttgtaacttcCTTGTTATACCTATATAGTTGTAATACCTATaataaaggtgtaacaaaatttctagacttatggcaaaaaaatataaataaataaatcccgtgtccactgactttttttcttttttgccatgcattgttcatagagctcattaattgaagcggtgcctcaggtgttgaaatagatttgttatacattatacaggtgcaCACATACTccttttgcagtgtgtatacagtatgtgtacgtcatgcagaagcagcagcgagagccaTTAATGTAacgcaaaagcacattaaaataatgcatctaGAAATCGCGCACGGTCAAAtcatgattttatgacgatttctattaatcgcacagccctagaatgaactggcaatgaacagaaaataactcgggctggcaccgctcagcaaaacgggaaaaccagatccaggcagagctcggcagcggatagacagtcagcggagcaagcagtcaggagggaacatgttgacagcatttatgcatgtttgaatttgttgttctgtagcatatgcagcaaaaatattaattggtggtttattctaaaatcaatcagcgagctcgaatagtggaagcatagttacagtttaatatttatttttttgttatttaattatatgaaattattttattatgttatgacgcagacatttttacatatattaacaaaattattatttcttttaatagtaattggcggcccacctgcaataccaccgcgacccactaggggaccgcggcccacaggttgaaaaccactgctctaagTCATAGCATCTCAAATCTGACTTCTCAAGATAGTATATAACAATGAAAGGGATTTGATGATGCTacccctgaaacaacatacagatcTACCAAATTTTTgatataagtttgattgcatcatataataattactgttaatagtgttcatcgtctgtttgattacttCATTAATTGATTTTTCTATAAACTTCTgtcatatgtacataaactgacagtcaccactgataagctgctactaaatattgtagaaacttcattttctgtaaagttgctttaattaaaatgatttgtatcgtaaaaagcgctaaacttgaattgaaattgaattgaatataaaaCTGGAGCACTACCGAAAAGAAGCcagtttacatatttaatagaATATTCTCTCAAAAGAGTAATAATAACTACAATCAAAGTACAGTATACATAGAATACTTCATTATACTTTCGTGATCaaaatttttaattcaaatatagCCCAAATATTTTGGATATCAGTTTAATATACAATCAGTTTATTATCAGTATAAGCCAGGTGCACTTAAGTATAATTTTATTTGGTacatctctgaaaaaaaaaagttggttcaAAGTATATGATCttagtttttagtttaaaagaactaCTAAAAGCGGACTTGAATTTTTTAAAGGCTTGGCGAGAGGCCCATTGTGACATCATCAACGAAAGGGAGGATGGTACCATAAAACGCTTATTCACTTTATCGTCTATGAGTGTTTCATAAACCTTTTACGAACTTTTGTTTAAAGAAAAGTGCACTTTCATTGTGAATATTTACAACCACACATCCATGAGCCTTTTACAAATTAcgtaatgtttaaaaataaactttcacATGAATTATCTGCAGCATGACAGAACTAGTCCACAGATCCATCGTCTTAAGGACCATA includes:
- the LOC132154294 gene encoding agouti-signaling protein-like, yielding MTPAVMKGFALFICVFCTVVQSITCEANRRDARKKHENDAAHHSSAITTGAWNQEKPKRLFARTRYLSQQRHHVVRPKPRPEALSPAQTPARRCAGLMESCSSLTPCCDPCASCHCRLFNTICHCWRLGHLCPKKT